Genomic segment of bacterium:
GACCGAGTCGTTGGCCACCTCGTGGCACGTGTTGCACGCGGGGCCACCGCCGGTGAGCCGGGTCGTGCCTTGGTAGAGCTCCTGTCCCAGGGCGACTTGTTCCTCGGTGGCGGCGAGCGTTCCCGGCGGCTGGGCCAGCCAGCCGGCGATGACGGAGCACGCCGCCGTCAGTACCGGGATGAGCGCGGTCCGTTCGGTGAGCTTTGGCATGATCTCCAACCTCTCGGAATACATGGATATCCAGAGTCCTTACACGACACGGCAACGCCGAACCAGCAGACGCCGTGACAACAGCCGTTATATGACACCGCACCGAAACGGCCGGGAACGTCCAAGCAGGCAGGCCAGCCCCACCCCGTGGGATAGGCCGATGCGAGAAAAGGACGGAGAAGCCGGTCCAGAGGCGGGTGGCTGCGGGACTTCAAGAGGAAGTTTCTGGCGCACCTCGGCGACGTTCTGCACGTCGATCCAGCGGTCCGCCTCTCTGATAAGCCCACGGGCCTCCTGCTCAGGCCGTCAGCGACCCACGTCATGCGCCGGCGCCAGCCAGCTACTCGGCGCGCTGAAACGGCCGGAACTTTCCCGCGGAAGTCGCGGCATCGGTAGGGCGATCGCGCTCAACGCCGCGCGCGACGGCGCCAACATCGCCATTGCGTCGAAGAGATCGACGTAGTTGTGGAACCGTCTGGGTAACGACTACCCGAAGGGGTGTGGCACCGCCATCAGAGCGACATTAGCCTGAAAACTCGACAACAGTACACCAAGGAAAAGGAGCTACCCCTGCGCGTCAAGAAGCCTTGGGCGCTTATTGCGATCTTTGTTCTCGCCGGTCTCTCGATCGCGCCGGCGAGCGTAGCGGTACTGGGCAGCAAGTTCGACGCCAGCAGTCACAAGCAGGTCGACAATCCGGCGACGTATCGGTCTGGAGCTGCTCGGACCCATGAGAGCTGGCGCTCTAGCCAGGCGAGCCCGGTGCACGTCCCCTGGGTGCACCACAGCGGCACCTGCAACCCTGGCTCTGGGTTCCAGATGAAATGAGTTGGTGGGTTCCCAGCTGAGAAAAGCAGTTTCCTCTCCCACCAACAGGGTGGTTGTCACAGGCCTGGGAGCCGTAACGCCCATTGGCCTTGGAGCCGAAGGGTTCTGGGCTGGGCTCGCTTCCGGATGCAATGGTGTCGGCGAGGTCACGCGTTTCGACGCCAGCGATTTCCGCTCGAAGTTGGCGGCCGAGGTCAAGGACTTCCATCCCGAGGAGTGGCTGGACCGAAGGGCCGCCGCGAGGATGGACCGTTTCGTCCAGTTCGCCATGGTGGCCGCGCAAATGGCCTATGAGAACGCGGGCTTGGGCTCATTCGACTTCGACCCCACACGCGCGGGTGTGATCATCGGCTCGGGAATAGGTGGCTCGAAGGGCATCGAGGACGGCTATTCGGCACTCGGAAAGCGCGGACCCCGCGGCATGAGCCCTTTTACGGTTTCGTTGTTCCTGATCAACATGGCGGCCTGCCAGGTGTCGATCGAGTACGGATTGAAGGGGTATCTGTCCGCTCCTTCCGTGGCCTGCTCGACCGGAGCGGAGGCGATCGGCCAGGCGATGCGGGTCCTGCAACGAGGTGATGCTGACTTGATGTTCGCCGGGGCCTCCGAGGCCTGCATCGACGTTCTCGCCTATGGCGGATTCTGCGCCACGCGGTCGATGACCATCAATCCGGACCCGGAAACGGCTAGCCGCCCCTTCGATCGCAATCGCAACGGTTTTGTCATGGGTGAGGGGGCGGGAATTGTCGTCTTGGAAGCGTTGGACCACGCGCGGGTCCGAGGTGCCCAGATCCATGCTGAACTGATCGGCTACGGGAACACAGCCGACGCCCACCATCTGACAGCGCCTCATCCCGAAGGCGACGGCATGATCCGCGTGATGCAGGCGGCCCTCGATGATGCCGGCATCGAACCAGAACAGGTCGACTACATCAACGCTCATGGGACATCGACCCTTCTCAACGACAAATGCGAGAGCGCTGCGGTCCTAGAGGTGTTCGGCGAACACGCCCGCTCCATGAAGATGAGCTCGAACAAGTCGATGATCGGCCATTTGATGGCGGCCTCCGGCGCTGTGGAGTTCGTCGCCACCGTCATGAGCATCAAGAAACAAATGGCCCCGCCCACAATCCACTACCGGGATCCGGATCCGCAATGTCCTCTCGACTACGTAGCCAACGAAGCGATGGCCCTCGACCTCGAGGTGGCATTGAAGAACTCGTTCGGGTTCGGTGGTGGCAATGCTAGTCTCGCCGTCAGGAAAATGAAGGGCTGAATGTGGAACTGCCTAAGCTCCAGATCGGGAATCTGATCGCCGAAGTCCCGATCGTTCAGGGAGGCATGGGCGTACGCGTGTCGCTTGCGTCATTAGCAACGGCGGTCGCCAACGAGGGTGGTATCGGGACAATCTCCAGCATGGGATTGGGCGATCTGCGGCTTGCCGGCAAGGAGTTTGAGACGCGGTCGCGCGAGGCGCTGATCCGCGAGATTCACAAGGCCGAGAGCCTGACTTCGGGAATCCTGGCGGTGAACGTCATGGGTGCGCTCAGCAATGCCGCCGATTTGGTGAGAGCGGCTATCGAGGGCGGCATCCGCCTCATCGTGTTCGGCGCAGGCTTGCCGATGAAACTGCCCGCGATCGCCGAAAGCCCGGACGTCAACCTGGTTCCGATCATCTCCTCCTCGCGCGTGGCCACACTGATCATGCGGGCATGGAAGAAGCGTTACGACCGCACCGTGGATGCTTTCATCATCGAAGGACCGCTGGCAGGTGGCCACCTCGGATACTCCCGCGAGCAGCTCGAGCACCCCGAGGATTGTTCACTCGAAAAGTCGCTGGGGGAGGTGCTCGAGGCCATCAAGCCCTATGAAGATGACTGGGGCCGCAAGATCCCGATCATCGTCGCCGGTGGAATCTATGATGGCAAGGACATCGATCGGATGTTGTCTCTCGGTGCTTCGGGTGTGCAGATGGGCACGCGATTCGTCTGCACCAGCGAG
This window contains:
- the fabF gene encoding beta-ketoacyl-ACP synthase II yields the protein MRKAVSSPTNRVVVTGLGAVTPIGLGAEGFWAGLASGCNGVGEVTRFDASDFRSKLAAEVKDFHPEEWLDRRAAARMDRFVQFAMVAAQMAYENAGLGSFDFDPTRAGVIIGSGIGGSKGIEDGYSALGKRGPRGMSPFTVSLFLINMAACQVSIEYGLKGYLSAPSVACSTGAEAIGQAMRVLQRGDADLMFAGASEACIDVLAYGGFCATRSMTINPDPETASRPFDRNRNGFVMGEGAGIVVLEALDHARVRGAQIHAELIGYGNTADAHHLTAPHPEGDGMIRVMQAALDDAGIEPEQVDYINAHGTSTLLNDKCESAAVLEVFGEHARSMKMSSNKSMIGHLMAASGAVEFVATVMSIKKQMAPPTIHYRDPDPQCPLDYVANEAMALDLEVALKNSFGFGGGNASLAVRKMKG
- a CDS encoding nitronate monooxygenase gives rise to the protein MELPKLQIGNLIAEVPIVQGGMGVRVSLASLATAVANEGGIGTISSMGLGDLRLAGKEFETRSREALIREIHKAESLTSGILAVNVMGALSNAADLVRAAIEGGIRLIVFGAGLPMKLPAIAESPDVNLVPIISSSRVATLIMRAWKKRYDRTVDAFIIEGPLAGGHLGYSREQLEHPEDCSLEKSLGEVLEAIKPYEDDWGRKIPIIVAGGIYDGKDIDRMLSLGASGVQMGTRFVCTSECGAAAEFKQAYLDAKEEDIAIVKSPVGMPGRAIYNRFLKTIDEKGRQKIKCAYRCLTSCKIKDAKYCIAQALLNSVSGDVDRGLIFCGTNAFRVDKIVSVKALFQELLSGWQVAVARRTPVQVASTSRKGP